In one window of Macaca thibetana thibetana isolate TM-01 chromosome 5, ASM2454274v1, whole genome shotgun sequence DNA:
- the NPFFR2 gene encoding neuropeptide FF receptor 2, protein MKEKWDTNSSGNWHLIWSVNDTKDHLHSDINITYVNYYLHQPRVAAIFIISYFLIFFLCMVGNTVVCFIVMRNKHMHTVTNLFILNLAISDLLVGIFCMPITLLDNIIAGWPFGNTMCKISGLVQGISVAASVFTLVAIAVDRFRCVVYPFKPKLTIKTAFVIIMIIWVLAITIMSPSAVMLHVQEEKYYRVRLNSQNETSPVYWCREDWPNQEMRKIYTTVLFANIYLAPLSLIVVMYGRIGVSLFRAAVPHTGRQNQEQWHMVSKKKQKVIKMLLIVALLFILSWLPLWTLMMLSDYADLSPNELQIINIYIYPFAHWLAFGNSSVNPIIYGFFNENFRRGFQETFQLRLCQKRAKPMEAYALKAKSHMLINTSNQLVQESTFQNPHGENLLYRKSAEKPQQELVMEELKEATNSSEI, encoded by the exons ATGAAGGAGAAATGGGACACAAACTCTTCAGGAAACTGGCATCTCATCTGGAGTGTCAATGACACAAAGGATCATCTGCACTCAGATATTAATATTACCTATGTGAACTACTATCTTCACCAGCCTCGAGTGGCAGCAATCTTCATTATTTCCTACTTTCTGATCTTCTTTTTGTGCATGGTGGGAAATACTGTGGTTTGCTTTATTGTAATGAGAAACAAACATATGCACACAGTCACTAATCTCTTCATCTTAAACCTGGCCATAAGTGATTTACTAGTTGGCATATTCTGCATGCCTATAACACTGCTGGACAATATTATAGCAG gaTGGCCATTTGGAAACACGATGTGCAAGATCAGTGGACTGGTCCAGGGAATATCTGTTGCAGCTTCAGTCTTTACATTAGTTGCAATTGCTGTAGATAG GTTCCGGTGTGTGGTCTACCCTTTTAAACCAAAGCTCACTATCAAGACAGCGTTTGTGATTATTATGATCATCTGGGTCCTAGCCATCACCATTATGTCTCCATCTGCAGTAATGTTACAtgtgcaagaagaaaaatattaccgAGTGAGACTCAACTCCCAGAATGAAACCAGTCCAGTCTACTGGTGCCGGGAAGACTGGCCAAATCAGGAAATGAGGAAGATCTACACCACTGTGCTGTTTGCCAACATCTACCTGGCTCCACTCTCCCTCATCGTCGTCATGTATGGAAGGATTGGAGTGTCACTCTTCAGGGCTGCAGTTCCTCACACAGGCAGGCAGAACCAGGAACAGTGGCACATGGTGTCCAAGAAGAAGCAGAAGGTCATTAAGATGCTCCTGATTGTGGCCCTGCTTTTTATTCTCTCCTGGCTGCCCCTGTGGACTCTAATGATGCTCTCAGACTATGCTGACCTTTCTCCAAATGAACTGCAGATCATCAACATCTACATCTACCCTTTTGCACACTGGCTGGCATTTGGCAACAGCAGTGTCAACCCCATCATTTATGGTTTCTTCAACGAGAATTTCCGCCGTGGTTTCCAAGAAACTTTCCAGCTCCGGCTCTGCCAAAAAAGAGCAAAGCCTATGGAAGCCTATGCCCTAAAAGCTAAAAGCCACATGCTCATAAACACATCTAATCAGCTTGTCCAGGAATCTACATTTCAAAACCCACATGGGGAAAACTTGCTTTATAGGAAAAGTGCTGAAAAACCCCAACAGGAATTAGTGATGGAAGAATTAAAAGAAGCTACTAACAGCAGTGAGATTTAA